From a region of the Mycobacterium intracellulare ATCC 13950 genome:
- a CDS encoding mycofactocin-coupled SDR family oxidoreductase encodes MTGRVEGKVAFISGAARGQGRSHAVRLAQEGADIIAIDVCGPIENLAYPHSTPEDLDETADLVKALDRRIVTAQVDVRDYDALKAAVDSGVEQLGRLDIIVANAGIGTFGNKLHKIRENIWRDMIDVNLSGVWHTVKVGVPHIIAGGRGGSIVLTGSVGSHKAMAHTGHYIAAKHGVLGLMRAFAVELGEHSIRVNSVHPSQVNTPMTINEVTFRLFRPDLENPGPDDFAPFSQMMHTLPVPWVEAVDISNAVLFLASDESRYITGVSLPVDAGALLK; translated from the coding sequence ATGACGGGCCGGGTAGAAGGGAAGGTAGCGTTCATCAGCGGTGCGGCCCGCGGCCAGGGCCGCAGCCATGCCGTGCGCCTGGCGCAAGAGGGCGCCGACATCATCGCGATCGACGTCTGCGGGCCGATCGAGAACCTGGCGTATCCCCACTCGACACCGGAAGACCTCGACGAAACCGCCGACCTGGTCAAGGCTCTCGACCGGCGCATCGTGACCGCGCAGGTCGACGTCCGCGACTACGACGCGCTGAAGGCGGCCGTGGACAGCGGGGTGGAACAACTCGGCCGCCTCGACATCATCGTCGCCAACGCGGGCATCGGCACGTTCGGCAACAAGCTGCACAAGATCCGCGAGAACATCTGGCGCGACATGATCGACGTGAACCTCTCCGGGGTCTGGCACACCGTCAAAGTCGGTGTGCCACATATCATCGCCGGCGGGCGCGGCGGTTCGATCGTGCTGACCGGTTCCGTCGGATCGCACAAGGCCATGGCCCACACCGGCCACTACATCGCCGCAAAGCATGGCGTGCTGGGCCTGATGCGGGCCTTCGCGGTCGAGTTGGGGGAGCACAGTATTCGGGTCAACTCGGTACACCCGAGCCAGGTAAACACCCCGATGACGATCAATGAGGTGACGTTCCGGTTGTTTCGGCCCGACCTGGAGAATCCCGGGCCGGACGATTTCGCGCCGTTCTCGCAAATGATGCACACGTTGCCAGTACCGTGGGTCGAAGCGGTCGACATCAGCAACGCCGTCCTGTTCCTCGCCTCGGACGAATCTCGTTACATCACAGGCGTTTCGCTACCTGTCGACGCGGGCGCTCTGCTCAAGTAA
- a CDS encoding CaiB/BaiF CoA transferase family protein, with translation MSALTAFRVIELAGSVAGEYCGKLLADFGAEVIKVEAPGRGSPTRAMAPRLAEGCEGSALFAYLNTNKRSVVLDATSRAGAESLDRLIGGADAVIDDGATDGTQRHPGVVFCSITPFGENAPAEYANAKSINVFHASGWGYHTPSHPDPTRPPLRGSGRFLADYEAGLEAALCVAAALFGRLHSGGGEAVDVSQQAVLVSRADCILGRLVTGEVPALGTRDDYDQQGPASFFACADGFVYLYMTSRAHWLGVKQLMGCLDWLDDFDDDWLEFSVTPDKVAAFQRGFAAWVRDLSKETAADEAQRLGVPLVPVNEAADLHRAPQYVHRGFFSTVSHPVLGDAAYPTVPYRFGATPAEIVSAAPTLGQHTASVLGGLDVPHAPPAAKAAQLKPPRAPRGGPLQGVRVVELTKVWAGPYAGKLLALLGAEVIKVETAALPEEMRAYGGTDINHAPFFLSINPEILSVDIDIKSAEGMAQLRELIARSDIVINNLRPGAMERQGLGYQQLTEIKPDIISVSIKMWGNDGPLGHQTGYAPCFAALAGLAPLVGYPGGPPLGTSMRYGDSTVGAAAAYAAVVALLHRELSGAGQFVDVSAVETLSSMIGDCLLEHSLTGRRRGPDGNHHPDLCPHGCYPCAAGSWISVAVADDTEWQRLCGVLGAAALAGDPRYATPDDRQRHAEALDADLAALTRQLDAEQLAHRLRAAGVPATKSATAMDVVGDQQLWDRELYRFVSDHREGQRPVLGPSWRMAHNPARIARGAPDLGEDTDYVLHQILRTQPTGGS, from the coding sequence ATGTCGGCGCTGACGGCCTTCAGGGTCATCGAGCTGGCGGGATCCGTCGCGGGGGAGTATTGCGGAAAGTTGCTGGCCGACTTCGGTGCCGAGGTGATCAAGGTCGAGGCGCCCGGGCGCGGCAGCCCGACCAGGGCCATGGCGCCCCGCCTCGCTGAGGGCTGCGAGGGCAGCGCATTGTTCGCCTACCTCAACACGAACAAGCGCTCCGTGGTTCTCGATGCGACCTCGCGAGCCGGCGCCGAGAGCCTGGATCGGCTCATCGGCGGCGCCGACGCGGTCATCGACGACGGCGCCACCGATGGGACGCAGCGGCACCCGGGCGTGGTGTTCTGCTCGATCACGCCATTCGGTGAGAACGCCCCGGCCGAGTACGCGAATGCGAAGAGCATCAACGTGTTCCACGCCAGCGGCTGGGGCTACCATACCCCCAGCCATCCGGACCCGACCAGGCCGCCGCTGCGGGGGTCCGGCCGGTTCCTGGCCGACTACGAGGCGGGGCTGGAGGCGGCGCTGTGCGTCGCGGCGGCGTTGTTCGGGCGCCTGCACTCCGGCGGGGGCGAGGCCGTCGACGTCTCGCAGCAGGCCGTGCTGGTCTCGCGTGCCGATTGCATTCTGGGGCGCCTGGTCACCGGCGAAGTCCCCGCCCTCGGCACGCGCGACGACTACGACCAGCAGGGCCCCGCGTCGTTCTTCGCCTGCGCCGACGGCTTCGTCTATCTGTACATGACCAGCCGCGCCCACTGGCTCGGCGTCAAACAGCTGATGGGGTGCCTGGACTGGCTCGACGACTTCGACGACGACTGGCTGGAGTTCTCCGTGACCCCGGACAAGGTCGCGGCGTTCCAGCGGGGATTCGCGGCGTGGGTCCGCGACCTGTCCAAGGAGACGGCGGCCGACGAGGCGCAGCGACTCGGTGTGCCCCTGGTGCCGGTCAACGAGGCCGCCGACCTGCACCGCGCGCCCCAGTACGTCCACCGCGGCTTCTTTTCCACCGTCAGCCACCCCGTGTTGGGTGACGCGGCGTACCCCACGGTGCCGTACCGGTTCGGTGCGACCCCGGCGGAAATCGTCTCTGCGGCGCCCACTCTCGGTCAGCACACCGCGTCGGTCCTCGGTGGACTCGATGTCCCCCACGCTCCACCGGCGGCGAAGGCGGCGCAGCTCAAGCCGCCGAGGGCACCGCGCGGTGGCCCCCTGCAGGGGGTGCGCGTCGTCGAGCTCACCAAGGTGTGGGCCGGTCCGTATGCCGGCAAGCTGTTGGCGCTGTTGGGCGCCGAGGTGATCAAGGTAGAAACCGCGGCGCTGCCCGAGGAGATGCGCGCCTACGGCGGCACCGACATCAACCACGCCCCGTTCTTTCTCAGCATCAACCCCGAGATCCTCAGCGTGGACATCGACATCAAGTCCGCCGAGGGCATGGCGCAACTGCGGGAGCTGATCGCCCGCAGCGATATCGTCATCAACAACCTGCGGCCGGGCGCGATGGAGCGCCAGGGCCTCGGGTATCAGCAGCTCACCGAGATCAAACCCGACATCATCTCGGTGTCGATCAAAATGTGGGGCAACGACGGACCGCTAGGTCATCAGACCGGCTACGCGCCGTGCTTCGCCGCGCTCGCCGGGCTCGCACCGCTGGTCGGCTACCCCGGTGGACCGCCGCTCGGAACCAGCATGCGCTACGGGGATTCCACGGTCGGCGCGGCGGCCGCCTACGCCGCCGTGGTGGCGCTGCTGCACCGCGAGCTCAGCGGCGCAGGGCAATTCGTCGACGTGTCGGCCGTCGAAACCCTCTCCTCGATGATCGGGGACTGCCTGCTGGAACACAGCCTCACCGGGCGACGACGCGGGCCCGACGGCAACCACCACCCCGACCTGTGCCCGCACGGCTGCTACCCGTGCGCGGCGGGCTCGTGGATCAGCGTGGCCGTCGCCGATGACACCGAATGGCAGCGGTTGTGCGGAGTGCTCGGTGCCGCCGCGCTGGCCGGCGACCCCCGCTACGCCACCCCAGACGACCGGCAGCGGCACGCCGAGGCCCTCGACGCCGATCTCGCCGCGCTGACCCGCCAGCTCGATGCCGAGCAACTCGCGCACCGGCTACGGGCGGCGGGAGTCCCGGCCACCAAGAGCGCCACCGCCATGGATGTGGTTGGCGATCAACAACTCTGGGACCGCGAGCTGTATCGTTTCGTTTCGGACCATCGCGAAGGCCAGCGACCGGTGCTGGGACCGTCCTGGCGGATGGCGCACAACCCCGCGCGGATCGCGCGCGGTGCGCCGGATCTGGGCGAGGACACCGACTACGTTCTACACCAGATACTGCGCACCCAACCGACGGGCGGATCATGA
- a CDS encoding enoyl-CoA hydratase/isomerase family protein, translating to MPEYDYEEMKKEAEQYIKFEKDKKNRIAYITFDRPDAQNSTTLGMRQNYADLIHKCNVDDDVKVVVIRGEGEDFGSGGDLPEQRGMLENPGMPLLHELAINDDDVKYPPGGSYRYLSTVTDFYAKARAGNRPLQELRKISIIEAKGYCYGWHFYQAGDADLVISSDDALFGHPAFRYVGWGPRLWWWAETMGLRKFSEMLFTGRPFSAKEMYDCGFVNSVVPRDKLEDETLKYALACSKARPTDTVAVQKTFLELYKQHKGEYFGSLLTGMVEGMLPMIANDAQEVDLTAGTFEKGLNNVVKDNDMNFPPEWRLSRSGRAKP from the coding sequence ATGCCCGAATACGACTATGAAGAAATGAAGAAGGAAGCCGAGCAGTACATCAAGTTCGAAAAGGACAAGAAGAACCGCATCGCCTACATCACCTTCGACCGCCCCGACGCGCAGAACTCCACCACGCTGGGAATGCGGCAGAACTACGCCGATCTGATTCACAAGTGCAACGTGGACGACGACGTCAAGGTGGTCGTGATCCGCGGCGAGGGTGAGGATTTCGGCAGCGGCGGCGACCTGCCCGAACAGCGCGGGATGCTGGAGAACCCGGGCATGCCGCTGCTGCACGAGCTCGCGATCAACGACGACGACGTCAAGTACCCGCCCGGCGGCTCCTACCGCTACCTGTCCACCGTCACCGACTTCTACGCCAAGGCGCGCGCCGGAAACCGGCCGCTGCAAGAGCTTCGGAAGATCAGCATCATCGAGGCCAAGGGCTACTGCTACGGCTGGCACTTCTACCAGGCCGGCGACGCCGACCTGGTGATCTCCTCCGACGACGCACTGTTCGGCCACCCGGCGTTCCGCTACGTGGGCTGGGGTCCCCGGCTGTGGTGGTGGGCCGAGACGATGGGACTGCGCAAGTTCTCCGAAATGCTGTTCACCGGAAGGCCGTTCAGCGCCAAGGAGATGTACGACTGCGGCTTCGTCAACAGCGTGGTGCCCCGCGACAAGCTGGAAGACGAGACCCTCAAGTACGCGCTCGCGTGCTCGAAGGCCCGCCCGACCGACACCGTTGCCGTCCAGAAGACCTTCCTGGAGCTCTACAAGCAGCACAAGGGTGAGTACTTCGGCAGCCTGCTGACCGGCATGGTCGAGGGCATGCTGCCGATGATCGCCAACGACGCGCAGGAGGTCGACCTCACCGCGGGCACCTTCGAGAAGGGCCTCAACAACGTGGTCAAGGACAACGACATGAACTTCCCGCCGGAATGGCGACTGAGCCGCTCCGGGCGCGCGAAGCCCTGA
- a CDS encoding SDR family NAD(P)-dependent oxidoreductase: MTTLAHTAALVTGASSGIGAATAKALAAEGAAVALLARRADRLAELKGEIESAGGTALVVTADVTDADQVAAAVGRTIAEFGRLDTLVNNAGLMQSAPATEAPLQDWDNMVAVNVQGVLYATRAALPHLIDAAADSPRGVADLVTISSTAGWVARPNTAVYSLTKFGVNAFSEGIRQEVLAKRVRVGVVGPGTVDTEIFSHLTESSREAFEKQTSGMVMLRPEDIADAVLFMVTRDRRVAVNRMLVRAAEQTW; the protein is encoded by the coding sequence ATGACGACATTGGCGCACACCGCGGCCCTGGTGACGGGCGCCAGCAGTGGCATCGGAGCGGCGACGGCCAAAGCGCTGGCCGCCGAGGGAGCGGCGGTGGCTCTCCTCGCGCGCCGCGCCGACCGGCTGGCGGAGCTGAAAGGCGAGATCGAATCCGCCGGTGGCACAGCGCTCGTCGTCACGGCCGACGTCACGGACGCCGATCAGGTCGCGGCCGCCGTGGGGCGCACAATCGCGGAGTTCGGGCGGCTCGACACCCTGGTGAACAACGCCGGCCTGATGCAATCGGCGCCCGCGACCGAAGCGCCGCTGCAGGACTGGGACAACATGGTGGCCGTCAACGTGCAGGGCGTCCTCTACGCGACCCGCGCGGCGCTGCCACACCTGATCGACGCCGCCGCCGACTCGCCACGCGGCGTGGCGGACCTGGTGACCATCAGCTCCACCGCCGGGTGGGTGGCCCGGCCGAACACCGCCGTGTATTCGCTCACCAAGTTCGGGGTCAACGCGTTCAGCGAAGGCATCCGCCAAGAGGTGCTCGCCAAGCGGGTGCGCGTCGGCGTGGTGGGCCCGGGAACGGTGGATACCGAGATCTTCAGCCACCTGACCGAATCCTCGCGGGAGGCCTTCGAAAAGCAGACGTCGGGCATGGTCATGCTGCGGCCGGAGGACATCGCCGACGCGGTCCTGTTCATGGTGACCCGCGATCGCCGGGTGGCGGTGAACCGCATGCTGGTGCGCGCGGCCGAGCAGACCTGGTAG
- a CDS encoding cytochrome P450, whose amino-acid sequence MTASTDSHVRFDPYDVGLIADPYPMFARLRQEAPLYYNAEFDFYAVSRYADVSKALVDHETYSSARGAILELIKANLEIPSGMLIFEDPPIHDVHRKLLSRMFTPRRIAALEPMIRDFCAQLLDPLVGSGHFDFVTDLGAQMPMKVISMLLGIPEDDQEYIRDRGNAQLRTEAGKPMDAAQHGLSVGEQFEAYIDWRAEHPSDDIMTELLNVEFVDETGVNRHLSREEILVYLNVVAGAGNETTTRLIGWSGKVLAEHPDQRRDLLENPALIPQAIEELLRYEPPAPHVSRYVTRDVTVHDQTVPEGSVMMMLIGSACRDEAQFGPDAGEFNIHRAVRPHLTFSMGTHFCLGSALARLEGRVALEEILKRFPEWEVDLSKATLSPTSTVRGWECMPALVSR is encoded by the coding sequence GTGACGGCGAGCACCGACAGCCATGTTCGTTTCGATCCATACGATGTCGGGCTGATCGCCGACCCGTATCCGATGTTCGCGCGGTTGCGCCAAGAGGCGCCGCTCTACTACAACGCCGAATTCGACTTCTACGCGGTGAGCCGCTACGCCGATGTCAGCAAGGCGCTCGTGGACCACGAGACGTACAGCTCCGCGCGGGGCGCGATCCTCGAGCTGATCAAGGCCAACCTCGAAATCCCGTCGGGCATGTTGATCTTCGAAGACCCGCCGATTCACGACGTGCACCGCAAACTGCTGTCGCGGATGTTCACCCCGCGCAGGATCGCCGCGTTGGAGCCGATGATCCGCGACTTCTGCGCCCAACTGCTGGACCCGCTGGTGGGCTCGGGCCACTTCGACTTCGTCACCGACCTGGGCGCGCAGATGCCGATGAAGGTCATCAGCATGCTGCTCGGCATCCCCGAAGACGATCAGGAGTACATCCGCGACCGGGGCAACGCCCAGCTGCGCACCGAGGCCGGCAAGCCCATGGATGCGGCCCAGCACGGCCTGTCCGTGGGTGAGCAGTTCGAGGCGTACATCGACTGGCGCGCCGAGCATCCGTCCGACGACATCATGACCGAACTTCTCAACGTCGAGTTCGTCGATGAAACCGGTGTGAATCGGCACCTCAGTCGCGAGGAGATCCTCGTCTACCTCAACGTCGTCGCCGGGGCCGGCAACGAAACGACCACACGGCTGATCGGTTGGTCCGGAAAGGTTCTCGCCGAGCACCCCGACCAACGCCGCGACCTCCTCGAGAACCCCGCCCTCATCCCGCAGGCCATCGAAGAGCTTCTGCGCTACGAGCCGCCGGCCCCACACGTGTCCCGATACGTGACCCGCGACGTCACGGTGCACGACCAAACGGTGCCCGAAGGCAGCGTGATGATGATGCTCATCGGATCGGCGTGCCGCGACGAGGCCCAATTCGGGCCCGACGCGGGCGAATTCAACATCCATCGCGCCGTCCGCCCGCACCTCACCTTCAGCATGGGCACGCACTTCTGCCTGGGTTCGGCGCTGGCGCGCCTGGAGGGCCGCGTGGCGCTGGAGGAGATCCTCAAGCGATTCCCCGAGTGGGAGGTCGATTTGAGCAAAGCCACCCTCAGCCCGACCTCCACGGTGCGGGGCTGGGAATGCATGCCGGCGCTGGTGTCACGATGA